GATCTGGCTCCTGAAGTTTCGGCATTATGTTCGAATTTTAGCAGTGATATATTTTTGGATCCAGATCTCTTCAAGCAAGTAAAAGTCGTTTACGAATCAAAAGAAAATCTAGATGCCGAACAAAAGAAACTTTTAGAAAACACATACAAATCTTTTGTGCGTAACGGTGCGCTATTGGATCAATCTCAGAAGGAAACTTTAAGGAAAATAGACGAGGAGCTATCACAGCTCAGTCCAAAATTTTCGGACAATGTTTTAAAATCAACGAATAGTTTCCAGTTCCAAATTACTGATGAATCAAAACTAGAAGGTTTGCCGGCTCCAGTAAGAACCGCTGCCAAAGAAGCAGCGGAAGAAAAAAAATTATCTAACACTTGGCTATTTACGCTGGATGCTCCTAGCTTTATTCCTTACATGAAATATGCAAAAGACAGAGCGGGAAGAGAGTTGATGTGGAAAGCCTACGGTTCTCGCTGCGTAGAGGATCAATACAGCAATAAAGAAGTGATCAAGAGTACACTTGAACTTAAAATGAAAAGATCAAAGCTTTTGGGTTTTAATACTTATGCGGATTACGTTCTTGAAGAAAGAATGGCACAAAAACCTAAAAAAGTGATTCAATTCCTCGAGGATCTCCTGTTGGCTTCAAAGCCCGCAGCCTTAAGAGATCTTGATGAAGTAAAAGAATTTGCTGCTACCAAGGATAAACTTAACGACCTAAAGCCTTGGGATTTTTCTTATTACTCGGAGCAATTGCAAAAAGAAAAATATGATTTTGATGAGCAATTATTAAAACCATTTTTTTCTATTGATAAAACCATTCAAGGTGTATTTGATGTAGCTTCAAAACTCTATCAATTGAAGTTTACACCAAATACAAATGTTTCTGTTTATCATCCCGATGTGAAGGTTTATGAAGTTCATGATTCAAGGACCAATGATTATATTGGTCTTTTCTATTGCGACTTCTTTCCGCGACCAACAAAAAAATCTGGTGCCTGGATGACAGACTATAAGAAACAAGGTTTAAATCCTCAAGGCAAAATGGATGTTCCGCATGTGAGCATCGTTTGTAATTTTACAAAACCTTCAAAGGATGAGCCATCACTTTTAACTTTTGATGAAGTAGCGACTCTGTTCCATGAATTTGGTCATGCCTTGCACGCGCTATTGTCGAAGTGCACATACAAGTCTCTTTCTGGAACAAACGTGTATTGGGATTTTGTAGAATTGCCTTCTCAATTTATGGAAAATTTCCTTTTAGAAAAAGAAGTGTTAGATCTTTTTGCTGTTCACTATAAAACAGGTGAAAAGATTCCTGTGGATCTTATTGAAAAACTTAAAAAAACTTCGAAGTTCCAGGCAGGTTATTTCTGTTTAAGACAATTGAATTTTGCGCTCTTAGATATGAACTGGTATACGCTTGAGAATACAGATGGACTTGATGTTATAAAGTTTGAAAACGAAGCAACAGCGGAAACAAGACTCTTTGATTCCACGCCGGGAATAAATTTTTCTTGCAGTTTTTCGCATATTTTTGCGGGCGGATATTCTGCAGGTTATTACTCTTACAAATGGGCGGAAGTTTTGGATGCAGATGCCTTTGAGTTTTTCAAAGAAAAAGGCCTTTTTAACCCAGACGTTTCGCGAGCTTTTAAGGAAAATATTTTATCTCGAGGTGGGACTGAGCACCCGATGGAGCTGTACAAAAAATTCCGCGGAAGAGAGCCTGATCCAAAGGCATTATTACGCAGAGATGGACTGATTTAAATTCGAAATTTAGATCGTTGGTCCAGTGACAAAACTTTGAGATTTCACTACAATTAAATTTGTGGAATTCAACAAGTTACAGCTCGTATTGTTATTGTCTTTTTTCAGCCTCAATTCTTGGGGTGCGCCGCCTAGTGATTATGCACGTTATGAGCTTAGCCCTGACAAAGAATGGATATATAAAAGAGCTAAAGACTACTATATTGGTGAGTATGGTTTTAACACTGAACAAGAGTGTAAGGGGCCTAGATGTTTAAAGCCTCAAACAAAGATCACTTGTTCTAAATATTCATACATAGATTATGGCTCGAGTGGAAAAATTCAATTTTGTCACATAAATAG
Above is a window of Bdellovibrionota bacterium DNA encoding:
- a CDS encoding M3 family metallopeptidase gives rise to the protein MSNPFINREVGPFNSIPFDKIQIEHFIPALKKGIEEGHINLKKIKEEKKPNFQNTIFALENVSELLDTVSTVYFNLHGSEAKTELADLAPEVSALCSNFSSDIFLDPDLFKQVKVVYESKENLDAEQKKLLENTYKSFVRNGALLDQSQKETLRKIDEELSQLSPKFSDNVLKSTNSFQFQITDESKLEGLPAPVRTAAKEAAEEKKLSNTWLFTLDAPSFIPYMKYAKDRAGRELMWKAYGSRCVEDQYSNKEVIKSTLELKMKRSKLLGFNTYADYVLEERMAQKPKKVIQFLEDLLLASKPAALRDLDEVKEFAATKDKLNDLKPWDFSYYSEQLQKEKYDFDEQLLKPFFSIDKTIQGVFDVASKLYQLKFTPNTNVSVYHPDVKVYEVHDSRTNDYIGLFYCDFFPRPTKKSGAWMTDYKKQGLNPQGKMDVPHVSIVCNFTKPSKDEPSLLTFDEVATLFHEFGHALHALLSKCTYKSLSGTNVYWDFVELPSQFMENFLLEKEVLDLFAVHYKTGEKIPVDLIEKLKKTSKFQAGYFCLRQLNFALLDMNWYTLENTDGLDVIKFENEATAETRLFDSTPGINFSCSFSHIFAGGYSAGYYSYKWAEVLDADAFEFFKEKGLFNPDVSRAFKENILSRGGTEHPMELYKKFRGREPDPKALLRRDGLI